In the genome of Mycobacterium kansasii ATCC 12478, one region contains:
- a CDS encoding Eco57I restriction-modification methylase domain-containing protein: MSTPSVFRAVRIVGTALPAEAIPRVSEVRMPGQSAGEYDLPPGMTVNGAIARAWEAMLAAHLQWRTMLSRLPEGDPAIKLTREKWLLPLLYELGWGRPEVVGGGLSVQPGLGESMAPNFPISHRVSWPDAANPSAWVPIHLVGAGIDLDTKTPSVTARAPQSMLQDYLNREHNSLWGILSNGHRLRLLRDASSLTRQSYVEFDLDAIFADQLYADFRLLFLILHASRFAPRLDEHAAKVAAADGEEAEEGDAEPVSLKLDNCWLERWRRTAIDDGARALLNLQQGVAAALHELGTGFVSHPANTALREALGVASDADRDLQRALLRIAYRLIVLFVVEDRDLLHGAAASADARSLYADYFSTARLRRLAGTPIGGWHTDLWEAHQIVTDALSGDGLAELGLSGLGATLFSRDALSILEGAKLPNRAFLAAVRALAQIEDPVTGTPRPVDYRNLDSEELGGMYESLLAYTPRYNADDRTFTLDVATGSERKKSGSYYTPSELIALVLDEALNPLIDEALRSADPEAALLDLSVVDPACGSGHFVVAAARRIAAALATVRTGDTEPAPAALRAATADVIEHCVYGVDLNDLAIEITKVALWLEAFDADRPFPFLDSHFRVGNALLGTTPELLRHNIPDAAFVALGDDDKTWTSKLKARNNSEREANAEQLNMFGSETLNVETTQFSKAAHEADTGAAATVAAMRARADAWRRLEEDPDLKAAKLVADAWCAAFVQPKTGATTSGQGITHGTLRDLAENPESVPATVKSLVESLARQYRFFHWHLEFPGIFTVPDDGSADPATGWTGGFSCVVGNPPWERVKIQDKEFFGNAGRSDIEGAATAAIRKKMIDQLADGDPDLFVAYHAALRQSDATAHLLLKSGRYPLTGRGDVNTYSVFAETMRTVTGPSGAAGIISPTGLATDKTTAPFFADTLSNRRLSAFYDFENEAKIFRDVHNQLRFAVTAMRGVASKVSRTRFAFYTRYLTDVPSRRFELAASEVLKLNPNTGTLPIFRSQVDADITLGIYSRHPVLVRDDDPQGNGWGLSFARLFDMTNDSGLFHQADDLSDATFNGWSYERAGKEYVPLYEAKILGHFDHRYASYNGATQAQLNKGTLPRLTAEQHDDPNIEPLSRYWVERPELNAALDGRWDRNWLLGWRDITNASNERTFVPAVLPMTAVGNSFYVVILAKPELAPLLHAVWSSLAFDFVAKQKISGSHVNYFATKQLSCPTPDEFAAETPWHTETTLADWTRPYVLELSYTSWRLKRYAEDLGDDGPPFRWHPERRALLRADLDAAFLHVYGLNRGEAEHVLDSFPVVRKYEERDYGEYRTRRLVLEAYDRMAYAIAHGGKGWKPFADPPAGEGPRHSK; the protein is encoded by the coding sequence ATGAGCACCCCATCCGTGTTCCGCGCGGTCCGGATCGTGGGCACCGCGTTGCCCGCCGAGGCGATCCCCCGCGTCAGCGAAGTGCGCATGCCGGGCCAATCCGCCGGGGAGTACGACCTACCGCCCGGCATGACGGTCAACGGCGCCATCGCCCGGGCCTGGGAGGCTATGCTTGCCGCCCACCTGCAGTGGCGCACCATGCTGAGCCGGCTACCCGAAGGCGACCCCGCCATCAAGCTCACCCGCGAAAAATGGTTGCTGCCACTGCTGTACGAACTTGGCTGGGGTCGCCCCGAAGTGGTCGGCGGCGGGTTGTCGGTGCAGCCCGGTCTGGGTGAATCGATGGCCCCGAATTTCCCCATCTCCCATCGGGTTTCATGGCCCGACGCTGCCAACCCGTCGGCGTGGGTTCCAATCCACCTCGTCGGAGCCGGAATCGACCTCGACACCAAGACTCCGTCGGTAACGGCGCGTGCCCCGCAGTCCATGCTGCAGGACTACCTCAACCGTGAACACAACTCGCTGTGGGGGATTCTGTCCAACGGCCACCGGCTGCGGCTGCTGCGCGACGCGTCCAGCCTGACCCGGCAGTCCTACGTGGAGTTCGACCTGGACGCGATCTTCGCCGACCAGCTCTACGCCGACTTCCGGCTGCTGTTCCTGATCCTGCACGCCAGCCGGTTCGCGCCCCGGCTCGACGAGCACGCCGCGAAAGTGGCCGCCGCGGATGGCGAGGAGGCCGAGGAAGGCGATGCCGAACCGGTCAGCCTCAAGCTCGACAACTGCTGGCTGGAGCGGTGGCGCCGCACCGCGATCGACGACGGCGCCCGAGCCCTGCTGAACCTGCAGCAGGGGGTCGCCGCGGCCCTACACGAGTTGGGCACCGGATTCGTGTCCCACCCGGCCAACACCGCCTTGCGCGAAGCGCTGGGGGTGGCCAGCGACGCCGACCGCGACCTGCAGCGAGCGCTGCTGCGGATCGCCTACCGGCTGATCGTGCTGTTCGTCGTGGAGGACCGCGACCTGCTGCACGGCGCGGCGGCGTCGGCCGACGCCCGCTCCCTCTATGCGGACTACTTCTCGACCGCGCGGCTGCGCCGTCTGGCCGGCACCCCGATCGGCGGCTGGCACACCGATTTGTGGGAAGCCCATCAGATCGTCACCGACGCCCTCTCCGGGGACGGGCTGGCGGAGCTCGGGCTGAGCGGCCTTGGCGCGACGCTGTTTTCGCGTGACGCGTTGAGCATCCTGGAGGGGGCCAAACTGCCGAATCGGGCCTTCCTGGCCGCGGTCCGCGCGCTGGCGCAAATCGAGGACCCTGTCACCGGCACGCCGCGGCCCGTCGACTACCGCAACCTCGACAGCGAGGAACTCGGCGGCATGTACGAGTCGCTGCTGGCCTACACGCCCCGATACAACGCCGACGATCGCACCTTCACCCTCGACGTCGCCACCGGCAGCGAGCGCAAGAAGTCCGGCTCCTACTACACGCCCTCGGAGCTGATCGCATTGGTGCTCGACGAGGCGCTGAATCCGCTGATCGACGAGGCGCTGCGCTCGGCGGATCCCGAGGCGGCGCTGCTGGACCTGTCCGTGGTCGATCCTGCCTGCGGCAGCGGGCATTTCGTGGTCGCCGCGGCGCGCCGGATCGCCGCTGCACTGGCCACCGTGCGCACCGGGGACACCGAACCTGCCCCAGCGGCGCTGCGCGCGGCCACGGCCGACGTCATCGAACACTGCGTCTACGGGGTCGACCTCAACGACCTGGCCATCGAGATCACCAAGGTGGCGCTGTGGCTGGAGGCGTTCGATGCCGATCGGCCATTCCCCTTCTTGGACTCCCACTTCCGGGTCGGCAACGCGCTGCTGGGCACCACGCCGGAGTTGCTGCGCCACAACATTCCCGACGCCGCGTTCGTGGCACTCGGCGACGACGACAAGACCTGGACGTCGAAGCTCAAGGCCCGCAACAATTCCGAACGCGAAGCGAATGCCGAACAGCTCAACATGTTCGGCTCCGAGACGCTCAATGTCGAGACCACCCAGTTCAGCAAGGCCGCCCACGAGGCCGACACCGGCGCCGCCGCGACGGTGGCGGCCATGCGCGCCCGCGCCGACGCTTGGCGCCGACTGGAAGAGGATCCCGACCTCAAGGCCGCCAAACTCGTCGCCGACGCGTGGTGCGCCGCGTTCGTCCAACCCAAGACCGGTGCGACGACGTCCGGGCAGGGGATTACCCATGGCACCCTGCGCGATTTGGCCGAGAACCCGGAATCGGTGCCTGCGACCGTCAAATCGCTGGTCGAAAGCCTGGCGCGCCAATATCGGTTCTTCCATTGGCATTTGGAGTTCCCGGGCATCTTCACCGTCCCCGACGACGGCAGCGCTGACCCTGCTACCGGGTGGACCGGCGGGTTCTCCTGTGTGGTGGGCAATCCGCCGTGGGAGCGCGTCAAGATCCAAGACAAGGAGTTCTTCGGCAACGCCGGCCGCTCCGATATCGAGGGCGCGGCCACCGCCGCGATCCGTAAGAAGATGATCGACCAACTGGCTGACGGTGACCCCGACCTGTTCGTGGCCTACCACGCGGCACTGCGGCAGTCCGATGCCACCGCGCATCTGTTGCTCAAGAGTGGTCGCTATCCGCTGACCGGGCGCGGCGATGTGAATACCTACAGCGTTTTCGCCGAGACGATGCGCACCGTCACTGGGCCGAGTGGTGCTGCCGGGATCATCAGCCCGACCGGGCTGGCGACCGACAAGACCACCGCGCCGTTCTTTGCTGACACGCTGAGCAATCGAAGGCTTTCTGCCTTCTATGACTTCGAGAACGAAGCGAAGATCTTCCGTGACGTACATAACCAGTTGCGATTCGCGGTAACTGCAATGCGCGGTGTTGCGAGCAAAGTTTCACGAACGCGGTTCGCTTTCTACACACGCTACCTGACTGATGTGCCGTCGCGACGCTTCGAACTCGCCGCATCAGAAGTTCTAAAGCTGAACCCGAACACCGGCACCCTGCCTATATTCCGCAGCCAAGTCGACGCCGACATCACACTCGGTATCTATTCGCGTCATCCCGTCCTCGTCCGCGACGACGACCCGCAAGGCAACGGCTGGGGTTTGTCGTTTGCGCGGCTCTTCGACATGACCAACGACTCGGGGCTGTTTCATCAGGCCGATGACCTTAGTGACGCAACATTCAACGGGTGGTCCTACGAACGTGCCGGCAAGGAGTATGTGCCACTATACGAGGCCAAAATTCTCGGCCACTTTGACCACCGATACGCTTCCTACAACGGCGCCACCCAGGCGCAGTTGAATAAGGGTACGCTTCCTCGGCTGACCGCAGAGCAGCATGACGACCCTAACATCGAACCTTTAAGTCGTTACTGGGTTGAACGACCTGAATTAAACGCGGCTCTCGACGGACGATGGGACCGTAACTGGCTGCTTGGTTGGCGCGATATCACGAACGCTAGCAATGAACGTACATTCGTACCCGCCGTGTTACCAATGACAGCTGTTGGCAACTCTTTCTACGTCGTCATATTGGCAAAGCCTGAGCTAGCACCGCTCTTGCATGCCGTGTGGTCATCGTTGGCGTTCGACTTTGTAGCCAAACAGAAAATCAGCGGATCACACGTCAACTACTTCGCAACTAAGCAACTTTCATGCCCGACGCCGGACGAGTTCGCAGCGGAGACACCTTGGCACACAGAAACAACTCTCGCCGACTGGACTCGGCCCTACGTCCTCGAACTTTCCTACACCTCTTGGCGTCTCAAGCGCTACGCCGAAGACCTCGGTGACGACGGCCCGCCCTTCCGCTGGCATCCCGAGCGCCGGGCACTTCTACGCGCCGACCTTGACGCAGCGTTCCTCCATGTCTATGGCCTCAACCGCGGCGAGGCGGAACATGTCCTGGACTCTTTCCCCGTCGTCCGCAAGTACGAGGAACGCGACTACGGCGAATACCGCACCCGTCGTCTCGTTCTCGAAGCGTACGACCGCATGGCGTACGCAATCGCCCACGGCGGCAAGGGATGGAAGCCCTTCGCGGACCCCCCTGCCGGCGAAGGCCCCCGTCACAGCAAGTGA
- a CDS encoding helicase-related protein: MTVTEYAAGGLVNARGRDWLVLPGSPPGALLVRPLGGHEDETTVLLPDVDEFAAARFEPPTVDDRGDASRARLLRDALRLSFRGSGGPFRSFAGLAVTPRNYQLVPLMMAAAQETTRLLIADGVGIGKTVEAGLIAAELLATGNAQRMVVLCSPQLAPQWQHELRDKFGIGAQLLLPSTVNRLMRSVPFGSNVYEHHPHLVISTDFIKQRTRRDEFALHCPELVIVDEAHSCVPHAGTARSAQTQLRYTLLRKLADDPGRHLLLLTGTPHSGDDTAWQSLIGLLDRRLPELPTDLSGRDREDDRKLLAKFMIQRQRADIREYLDEDTPFPKRETTETAYKLTPAYRALFDDVMDYVREQVADPKLSAVRQRVRWWSAIALLRCLASSPAAAEQTLLNRSAVAAVENQDEVDAFAEPRVLDSDLDDTMEGEDVTVGADTGDVDAPSTGACRRLRELAGAAAALKGVRSDAKLKRLVPLVKELIAEGYHPIVFCRFIPTADYLAEHLRTALTRIPDLQIDAVTGNLAPEEREERVDALTAHDGPRLLIATDCLSEGINLQEGFTAVVHYDLAWNPTRHEQREGRIDRFGQGAPVVRTVTYFGEDNGIDGIVLEVLIRRHKNIQRSTGVSVPVPVDPTTVMKAIWESLLLRGKDAEQLTLDFAEATSASLADEVQVQWVNAAEREKASRSRFRQAGLKPDVVEHAIIEVRRALGGPAEIETFTRTALSLLGAKVADTADGFTARVDTLPPAVRDQLPPTKDNRLHFHRSLPVPAGHCVLNRTDPTVESLSRYVLDAALDSRLDAAARPARRAGVMRAKGVDKVTTLLVVRHRLEITIPGSNTTVTQVAEEARFAAFTASGDTLTWLAQSDVDALLALTPSGNVDDALARAQLGRALGRLPALADHLAQAGQVAAESLVAEHQAVRAASKAAGRAPAVKFLPPADVLGVYVFLPEASSR; encoded by the coding sequence ATGACGGTCACTGAGTACGCGGCAGGCGGTCTCGTCAACGCCCGCGGACGGGACTGGCTGGTCTTGCCGGGCTCACCGCCCGGAGCGCTGCTGGTGCGTCCACTCGGTGGCCACGAGGACGAAACCACGGTGCTGCTGCCCGATGTCGACGAGTTCGCGGCGGCCAGGTTCGAGCCGCCCACCGTCGACGACCGTGGCGATGCCAGCCGGGCCCGGCTGCTGCGGGATGCACTGCGGCTATCGTTTCGCGGCAGCGGCGGCCCGTTCCGCTCCTTCGCCGGCCTGGCCGTAACACCGCGCAACTATCAGCTGGTGCCGCTGATGATGGCGGCGGCCCAGGAGACCACAAGGCTGCTGATCGCCGACGGCGTCGGCATCGGCAAGACGGTGGAGGCGGGACTGATCGCCGCGGAACTGCTGGCGACCGGGAATGCCCAACGCATGGTCGTGCTGTGCTCGCCGCAGTTGGCTCCGCAGTGGCAACACGAGCTGCGCGACAAGTTCGGCATCGGCGCCCAGCTGCTGTTGCCGTCGACCGTGAACCGGCTGATGCGCAGCGTGCCCTTCGGCTCCAACGTCTATGAGCACCACCCGCATCTGGTGATCTCCACCGATTTCATCAAGCAACGCACCCGCCGCGACGAGTTCGCGTTGCATTGCCCCGAATTGGTGATCGTCGACGAGGCGCATAGCTGTGTGCCGCATGCGGGCACGGCCAGATCGGCCCAAACGCAGCTGCGCTACACGCTGTTACGCAAGCTCGCCGACGATCCCGGCCGTCATCTGCTGCTGCTGACGGGCACCCCGCACAGCGGCGACGACACGGCGTGGCAGTCGCTCATCGGGCTGCTCGACCGCCGCCTGCCCGAGCTGCCCACCGACCTGTCCGGACGCGACCGCGAGGACGACCGGAAGCTGTTGGCCAAGTTCATGATTCAGCGGCAGCGCGCCGACATCCGCGAGTACCTGGACGAGGACACCCCGTTCCCCAAGCGCGAGACCACCGAGACCGCCTACAAGCTCACCCCGGCCTACCGGGCGCTGTTCGACGACGTCATGGATTACGTGCGCGAGCAGGTAGCCGACCCCAAACTCAGCGCCGTCCGCCAGCGGGTGCGCTGGTGGTCGGCGATCGCGCTGCTGCGTTGCCTGGCCTCCAGCCCGGCCGCGGCCGAACAGACCCTGCTCAACCGCTCCGCGGTCGCAGCCGTCGAGAACCAAGACGAGGTCGACGCGTTCGCCGAGCCCCGGGTACTGGACTCCGATCTGGACGACACCATGGAAGGAGAAGACGTCACCGTCGGCGCCGATACCGGTGACGTCGACGCGCCGTCAACCGGTGCGTGCCGGCGGTTGCGCGAATTGGCCGGGGCCGCAGCGGCTTTGAAAGGCGTGCGGTCCGACGCCAAGCTCAAGCGGCTCGTCCCGTTGGTCAAGGAACTGATCGCCGAGGGCTACCACCCGATCGTCTTCTGCCGCTTCATCCCGACCGCCGACTATCTCGCCGAACACCTCCGCACCGCGCTGACGAGAATTCCCGACCTGCAGATCGACGCGGTCACCGGAAACCTCGCCCCGGAGGAACGCGAGGAACGCGTCGACGCACTGACCGCACACGACGGACCGCGACTGCTGATCGCGACCGACTGCCTGTCGGAGGGCATCAACCTGCAGGAGGGTTTCACCGCCGTCGTCCACTACGACCTGGCCTGGAACCCCACTCGACACGAACAGCGGGAGGGCCGCATCGACCGGTTCGGCCAGGGTGCGCCCGTCGTGCGCACCGTCACCTACTTCGGCGAGGACAACGGAATCGACGGCATCGTGCTTGAGGTCCTGATCCGGCGGCACAAGAACATCCAGCGCAGCACCGGCGTCTCGGTGCCGGTACCCGTCGACCCCACCACGGTGATGAAGGCGATCTGGGAGTCGCTGCTGCTGCGCGGCAAGGACGCCGAACAGTTGACCCTGGACTTCGCCGAGGCCACCTCCGCCTCGCTGGCCGACGAGGTGCAAGTGCAGTGGGTCAATGCCGCCGAACGGGAGAAGGCTTCGCGGTCGCGGTTCCGCCAGGCGGGGCTCAAGCCCGACGTCGTCGAGCACGCCATCATCGAAGTCCGCCGCGCGCTCGGTGGACCCGCCGAAATCGAAACCTTCACTCGCACAGCGCTATCGCTTTTGGGCGCCAAGGTCGCCGACACCGCGGACGGGTTCACGGCCCGCGTCGACACCTTGCCGCCGGCGGTACGCGACCAGCTTCCGCCGACCAAGGACAATCGCCTGCATTTCCACCGGTCGCTGCCAGTGCCGGCCGGGCACTGCGTGCTCAACCGCACCGATCCGACGGTGGAGTCACTGTCCCGCTATGTGCTGGACGCCGCGCTCGACAGCCGCCTGGACGCGGCCGCCCGGCCCGCGCGGCGGGCGGGTGTCATGCGCGCCAAGGGCGTCGACAAGGTCACGACGCTGCTGGTGGTTCGCCACCGGCTGGAGATCACCATCCCGGGTTCCAACACCACGGTCACCCAGGTCGCCGAGGAAGCGCGGTTCGCCGCCTTCACGGCAAGCGGGGACACCCTGACCTGGCTGGCGCAATCCGACGTCGACGCGCTGTTGGCGCTCACGCCCTCCGGCAACGTGGATGACGCATTGGCGCGAGCCCAACTCGGCAGGGCGCTCGGGCGGCTCCCCGCGTTGGCCGATCATCTCGCCCAGGCGGGGCAGGTGGCCGCCGAAAGCCTGGTCGCCGAACACCAGGCGGTGCGCGCGGCGTCGAAGGCGGCGGGGCGCGCTCCCGCGGTGAAGTTCCTTCCACCGGCCGATGTGCTCGGTGTGTACGTCTTTCTGCCCGAGGCGAGTTCCCGATGA